The genomic interval CAGGAATATTGGTTAAGGTAAAATTACCGGTACTCATTGTTCTTTGTTCCTTGAAAAATGAAGTGTCCGCATTAAAAATAATGACTCTTGCGTTGTTGATATTGTTTGAGCTGTTATCTTTTACATTACCGGATAATGTAAATTGGCTATAAGTGTTATTTATAATCAGAATAATCGCAGTAAGCGTCAGGTTATTTGTAGAGATTTTTATCATGTTTAAGGTGAATATTTTAAAATAATAGGGATGGTAGTGGACTAATTCTTGTGTAAATATATAACTTTCCACATAAAAACAGGACGAACCCAAAGCTGTATAGAAGGTATTAGCTGTTGAATTATATGCTGTTTCTATAGGTTTTATTTTTCCTTGCTTTTTTTGAAAAAAATCATGTATACTTGTTTAAGAAAATTGATTATATGTATAACCAAATTAATATCATAATGTCGATTGGATGGATGCCAATGAAATTGTACCATAACAGATATATTATAAGCATTATCAACAAAATAATGAATTGACATGAAGCTCAGTCCAATATTTAAAGTGTTTTTCATACTTATTTTATTCCCATACACAGATTTATTTGCACAACAACCTGTCGAGAATAAGTTTTCCGATTTCAAAACGGCTGAAGAGAAAATGAAATGGGGAAACTATGAAGGAGCCCTGGACGATTTTCTTACTATTCTCGAAAAGGAACCCAGGAACATGGAATGCAATTATAATATCGGGGTCTGCTACCTGAACTCCAATATTAATAAAACCAAGGCTATTCCATATTTAGAAAAAGTTTTGCGGACGAATGATTTTGATCAGAATGCACGTTATTTAATGGGGCGCGCGTACCATTTTGCCTATCGTTTTGATGATGCCATTAAAGCCTATACAGCTTTTAAAGAAGCGGGAAAAGGAAAGCCGGAAAATCTGAAGGAAGTTGACCGACAGGTACAGGAATGTATCAATGCAAAGGAATTAATGAAATTCCCTCTGAAGGTGACATTTGAAAACCTTGGTTTAACTGTTAATTCACCCTTTGCGGATTATTACCCCTTCATTCCTAAAGATGAATCCTTTCTCGTATTCAACTCCAAACGTTCCGGAACAGGTACTGAAGTTAACATAGATGGTGCATATCCTCCGACCATATTTATTTCAAATGTTAAGAATGGCCAGTACACGAAGGCGCAGGTTGTTGGGCCTCCTATCACACTGGGCGATGGCAATGAGGAAGTGATAGGTCTGTCGGGACAGGGCGATAAAATGCTGTTGTATTATTTCAAAGACGGCAAGGGCGACATTTACATGTCGATAACCGATGCCAATAAAGTATTTACCAAAGCCAGGATACTGGGTGACAATGTAAACTCAAAAGGTCATGAAATAGCAGCCTCTGTCACGTCCGAAGGGGACGCTATTTACTTTGCGAGCAACAGGCCGGGTGGTATA from Bacteroidota bacterium carries:
- a CDS encoding PD40 domain-containing protein — protein: MKLSPIFKVFFILILFPYTDLFAQQPVENKFSDFKTAEEKMKWGNYEGALDDFLTILEKEPRNMECNYNIGVCYLNSNINKTKAIPYLEKVLRTNDFDQNARYLMGRAYHFAYRFDDAIKAYTAFKEAGKGKPENLKEVDRQVQECINAKELMKFPLKVTFENLGLTVNSPFADYYPFIPKDESFLVFNSKRSGTGTEVNIDGAYPPTIFISNVKNGQYTKAQVVGPPITLGDGNEEVIGLSGQGDKMLLYYFKDGKGDIYMSITDANKVFTKARILGDNVNSKGHEIAASVTSEGDAIYFASNRPGGIGGVDIYVSRILPNGSWGSAENLGPEINTNQDEDFPNISPDGKTLYFSSKGHTSMGGYDIFKADRDEEARKWIAVKNVGYPINTPEDDMNLRMSENGRYAYISALREKGIGDLDIYRVTFDDVEPQYSVIRGVFDSYDPKKKVNPADVFITVTDNKTQEIYGNYLPNKTNGHYVIILPPGTYRMEVEAAGFQTHAEIVNVLDKSSLDTEVNKDITLKVKLPE